The following proteins come from a genomic window of Ilumatobacter coccineus YM16-304:
- a CDS encoding TetR/AcrR family transcriptional regulator, translating to MTTRTRGGFEPTGVSADRRTALNATPGRKAAATRAKLLTAARTVFARHGYIDTTVELVVAAAGLARGSFYTYFDSKTDLFKHLAATIDDEFDRDVVKFDRRRAGDPIENLDRSNRNYLDFVRRNADLYQLAEQVASHDPEIAQAQLRSRQRHIARVESSIRRWQTNGYADPDVDPAVTAAALVAMIAGFARWNHVAGDIHDHGEAAAAMTRIWVKACGLRGVAP from the coding sequence GTGACAACTCGAACTCGCGGGGGATTCGAACCGACCGGCGTCTCGGCCGACCGACGAACTGCACTCAACGCGACCCCAGGCCGGAAAGCCGCCGCCACTCGAGCGAAGCTGTTGACCGCAGCAAGAACGGTGTTCGCTCGGCACGGCTACATCGACACCACCGTCGAACTGGTCGTCGCCGCGGCGGGGCTCGCCCGGGGCAGCTTCTACACCTACTTCGACTCGAAGACCGATCTCTTCAAACACCTTGCTGCGACGATCGACGACGAATTCGACCGCGACGTCGTGAAGTTCGATCGCCGACGGGCCGGCGACCCGATCGAGAATCTCGACCGCTCCAACCGCAACTACCTCGACTTCGTTCGACGCAACGCCGATCTCTATCAACTCGCCGAGCAGGTCGCCAGCCACGATCCTGAGATCGCGCAGGCGCAGCTGAGGTCTCGGCAGCGGCACATCGCTCGCGTCGAGTCGTCGATTCGGCGGTGGCAGACCAACGGCTACGCCGACCCCGACGTCGACCCCGCCGTCACCGCCGCCGCACTGGTTGCGATGATCGCCGGTTTCGCCCGATGGAACCACGTCGCCGGCGACATTCACGACCACGGCGAAGCCGCTGCAGCCATGACTCGCATCTGGGTCAAAGCGTGCGGCCTGCGAGGAGTAGCCCCATGA
- a CDS encoding acyl-CoA dehydrogenase family protein: protein MEPRRRRHSRPRRSRCSHDSHLGQSVRPARSSPMSSPSTADQVRSEVSAWLAEAWDPDIGLLDWRERLVASGWAVPSWSSEWYGRGLPAWADTVVATELRAAGAVGPPLGSGMNLAAPTLATHASDELKRRVLRPTLTGELTWCQLFSEPTAGSDLAGLKATAVLDGDEWIVNGQKVWNTSAHHADFGMLVARTDWDVPKHQGISYFVLPMNQPGVEVRPIRQMNGYASFSEVFLTDAQIPASNQVGDLGEGWRIARTTLAHERSFATMRRPQFGRDGLPQGRVISEAAAEADEYFSTYVWYPQRAGRADLAIERARTLGVADRPIVRQAIADLISFVRVNEWTAARARAARLLGRPPGAEGSLGKLAASEVARRAANVHTLIGGAGGMITDAGRPHDTTIAEVLVSTVAQSIAGGTDEIQRNIIGENVLGLPREPGADRDRPFRDVVRDG from the coding sequence ATGGAACCACGTCGCCGGCGACATTCACGACCACGGCGAAGCCGCTGCAGCCATGACTCGCATCTGGGTCAAAGCGTGCGGCCTGCGAGGAGTAGCCCCATGAGTTCACCGTCCACAGCAGATCAGGTCCGAAGCGAGGTCAGCGCATGGCTCGCCGAAGCGTGGGATCCCGACATCGGGCTCCTCGACTGGCGCGAGCGGCTCGTTGCATCAGGTTGGGCGGTGCCGTCCTGGTCGAGTGAATGGTATGGACGCGGGCTGCCTGCCTGGGCCGACACCGTCGTGGCCACCGAGCTACGTGCGGCCGGCGCCGTCGGCCCGCCGCTCGGCAGCGGCATGAACCTCGCAGCGCCTACGCTTGCCACACACGCATCCGACGAGCTCAAACGTCGCGTGCTTCGGCCGACCCTCACCGGCGAGCTGACCTGGTGCCAGTTGTTCAGCGAGCCAACTGCCGGATCCGATCTCGCCGGCCTCAAGGCCACCGCCGTCCTGGACGGTGACGAATGGATCGTCAACGGTCAGAAGGTGTGGAACACGAGCGCGCACCACGCGGACTTCGGCATGCTGGTCGCCCGAACCGACTGGGATGTTCCCAAGCATCAGGGCATCTCGTATTTCGTCCTGCCGATGAACCAGCCCGGCGTGGAGGTCCGACCGATCCGCCAGATGAACGGCTATGCGTCGTTCAGCGAGGTCTTCCTCACCGACGCGCAAATCCCCGCATCGAATCAGGTCGGTGACCTCGGCGAAGGATGGCGCATCGCACGCACGACCCTCGCGCACGAACGCAGCTTCGCCACGATGCGCAGACCGCAGTTCGGCCGCGACGGGCTTCCGCAAGGACGCGTGATCTCCGAGGCCGCTGCGGAGGCGGACGAGTACTTCAGCACCTACGTCTGGTATCCGCAGCGTGCCGGGCGAGCCGACCTGGCGATCGAACGAGCAAGAACGCTCGGCGTCGCCGACCGTCCGATCGTGCGACAGGCAATCGCCGATCTGATCTCATTCGTTCGCGTCAACGAATGGACCGCCGCCCGAGCGCGAGCGGCCCGGCTACTCGGGCGGCCGCCTGGTGCCGAGGGCTCGCTCGGCAAGTTGGCTGCGTCAGAGGTGGCGCGCCGCGCCGCGAACGTGCACACCCTCATCGGGGGCGCGGGCGGCATGATCACCGACGCAGGTCGACCTCACGACACGACCATCGCCGAAGTCCTCGTGTCAACCGTCGCGCAATCCATCGCCGGCGGAACCGACGAGATCCAACGCAACATCATCGGCGAGAACGTCCTCGGGCTGCCACGCGAACCAGGAGCCGACAGGGACCGGCCGTTTCGAGACGTCGTCCGCGACGGATGA
- a CDS encoding Asp23/Gls24 family envelope stress response protein, whose product MATATETRTDAKTSSADTNTGLTLETDKGITTVADGVVAKLAGQAVREIDGVAGMGKSFRRLLGRAKPGQESLAQGVNVEVGKKEAAIDVVIMVRYGFPIPTLAQEVRENVIARVENGTGLIVKEVNIEVDDMLFDDDTPAESRVQ is encoded by the coding sequence ATGGCCACCGCCACCGAAACCCGCACCGACGCCAAGACGAGCAGCGCCGACACCAACACGGGTCTCACCCTCGAGACCGACAAGGGCATCACCACCGTCGCCGACGGTGTCGTTGCCAAGCTCGCCGGTCAGGCGGTACGCGAGATCGACGGCGTCGCCGGCATGGGCAAGTCGTTCCGCCGCCTCCTGGGTCGCGCCAAGCCCGGCCAGGAGTCCCTCGCGCAGGGCGTCAACGTGGAGGTCGGCAAGAAGGAAGCCGCCATCGACGTCGTCATCATGGTCCGCTACGGATTCCCGATCCCGACCCTCGCCCAGGAAGTCCGAGAGAACGTGATCGCCCGCGTGGAGAACGGCACCGGCCTGATCGTCAAGGAAGTCAACATCGAGGTCGACGACATGCTTTTCGACGACGACACCCCCGCCGAATCCCGCGTCCAGTAG
- a CDS encoding Asp23/Gls24 family envelope stress response protein encodes MTLIRRATQLAFIAAVTALGVFLALEATEVDGDTWRANLADTTRNLFAPDRAAWQIALIGAALAIGGIILIAAQLAPARKGTSRMLEVGSNEDGATHLTGRATLRSVEHELRQIEGVTGSAAVMPTAKKIHATIRVDDRCDLADIETQAHERLDTGFWINLGVPDIAIAITVEFDPRPPRVR; translated from the coding sequence ATGACTCTCATCCGCCGGGCGACACAACTCGCATTCATCGCCGCCGTCACCGCACTCGGCGTGTTCCTCGCGCTCGAAGCCACCGAGGTCGACGGCGACACCTGGCGCGCCAACCTCGCCGACACCACGCGCAACCTCTTCGCCCCAGACCGGGCTGCATGGCAGATCGCACTCATCGGCGCCGCGCTGGCCATCGGCGGCATCATCCTCATCGCTGCCCAACTCGCCCCCGCCCGGAAAGGCACCTCTCGCATGCTCGAAGTCGGATCCAACGAGGACGGCGCTACACACCTCACCGGGCGCGCAACCCTGCGCTCGGTGGAGCACGAACTCCGCCAGATCGAAGGCGTCACAGGCTCCGCCGCCGTCATGCCCACCGCCAAGAAGATCCACGCCACCATCCGCGTCGACGATCGCTGCGATCTCGCCGACATCGAAACCCAAGCCCACGAGCGGCTCGACACCGGCTTCTGGATCAACCTCGGCGTCCCCGACATCGCCATCGCCATCACCGTCGAATTCGACCCCCGCCCGCCACGCGTCCGCTGA
- a CDS encoding TetR/AcrR family transcriptional regulator has protein sequence MAARARASQAERVATSRERLLDAAATLFVEHGYHATTAALIASRAGYSREMVRVRFGSKLGLAQTLIRTSYRQSLEIERTSDMTGIEVLSAKADRLAELGRTAPIRVRAAFVLGFESATSARELEPEFGPWMTLVEAHFVADVEQAIADGSARDVDANKAGQLLLTAATGGAYTALRSGDAAAAADAFRSVLELIANDPES, from the coding sequence GTGGCCGCACGTGCTCGAGCAAGCCAAGCAGAACGGGTTGCGACCTCCCGCGAGCGCTTGCTCGACGCCGCCGCCACCCTGTTCGTCGAACACGGCTACCACGCCACCACCGCTGCGCTCATCGCCAGTCGAGCCGGCTACAGCCGCGAGATGGTGAGGGTTCGATTCGGGTCGAAGCTCGGCCTCGCCCAGACCCTCATACGCACCAGCTATCGCCAGAGCCTCGAGATCGAACGCACGAGCGACATGACCGGCATCGAGGTGCTGAGCGCCAAAGCGGACCGACTCGCCGAACTCGGCCGAACCGCCCCCATCCGGGTACGCGCGGCGTTCGTCCTCGGCTTCGAGTCAGCAACCTCGGCTCGCGAACTCGAACCCGAGTTCGGCCCCTGGATGACACTCGTCGAGGCTCACTTCGTCGCCGACGTCGAGCAGGCGATCGCTGACGGATCAGCCCGCGACGTCGATGCAAACAAGGCCGGGCAGCTGCTGCTCACCGCCGCCACCGGCGGCGCGTACACCGCGCTTCGATCGGGAGACGCAGCCGCTGCCGCCGACGCGTTCCGATCAGTTCTCGAACTCATCGCAAACGATCCCGAGTCCTGA
- a CDS encoding flavin-containing monooxygenase, protein MLNSNSPLAEVRAKYDAERDKRIRRDGNDQFTPIAGDLEEFGADPHADGSTRTEPITDWTEVVIIGAGFGGLTVAGRLKAAGVTDLRIVEKGSNVGGAWYWNRYPGVQCDIESYIYLPLLEETGYMPSLKYAFGDEIRQHCERIAQHFDLYDQAVFSTEVTEVAWDPAAKEWTVHTSNGDAMRARHVVMANGPLNRPKLPGIPGITTFGGHMFHTSRWDYEYTGGNQHGGLDRLADKKVAVVGTGATALQCIPHVAEGAEHLYVVQRTPSAVDERNNKPTDPEWVASLEPGWQRHRADNFLALWSMRDEPEDLVDDMWCDLRRRVSSDIVPKIASGEATLDDVPELAERVDFESMQSIRDRVERLVEDPETAEMLKPYYRKLCKRPAFHDEYLPTFNRENVTLVDTNGQGVERIDETGFVVDGAHYEVDCIIFATGFEVGTTYTRRSGYDIVGTDGVRLSEKWADAPSTFFGIQAADFPNLFFTSSIQGSTGINLTQTLDEQAQHIAHAIGRGHELDAQVIEVTADAEAAWVERIRLSGVETRRDFLGSCTPGYYNGEGGEGGAKGFWEHEFAGTALDFFEILRDWRATKHLPGLLVDGKALEATPDDDRHVRSLESVHVRLAPEMRRIIEARASHARPPLPELGVDVARQGFAAAAKAGRSGPSIEEVRDIEIESAEGSIPARLYVDGASASDVIVYFHGGGWTVGSVDDYDAPMRRLAATTGAAVLSVGYRLAPEDPFPAAVDDAWTSLRWAAAHMDELGGERGSLTVAGDSAGANLAAVMALRARDHDIELAGQVLLYPSVSGDAEAPYLDEFSSPFLTKAEIQWFYDQYVPRRDDRTDPDFAPLLADSHADVAPALIVTAEFDLFRQEGVRYRDALRAAGVPVVYRDYLGAMHGWFTVADGSHLAEKVHRDIAEFVRENAGDSAAAGR, encoded by the coding sequence ATGCTCAACTCGAACAGCCCGCTCGCCGAGGTGCGTGCGAAGTACGACGCCGAGCGCGACAAGCGCATCCGCCGAGACGGCAATGATCAGTTCACGCCGATCGCCGGCGATCTCGAGGAATTCGGGGCCGACCCCCACGCCGACGGGAGCACCCGGACCGAGCCCATCACCGACTGGACCGAGGTGGTGATCATCGGAGCCGGCTTCGGAGGACTGACGGTTGCGGGGCGCCTCAAGGCGGCCGGGGTGACGGACCTGCGGATCGTGGAGAAGGGCAGCAACGTCGGGGGAGCGTGGTACTGGAACCGCTACCCCGGAGTCCAGTGCGACATCGAGTCCTACATCTACCTCCCGCTGCTCGAGGAGACCGGCTACATGCCGTCGCTCAAGTACGCGTTCGGCGACGAGATCCGCCAGCACTGCGAGCGCATCGCCCAGCATTTCGACCTGTACGACCAGGCGGTGTTCTCCACCGAGGTCACCGAAGTCGCATGGGATCCGGCCGCAAAGGAGTGGACGGTTCACACGAGCAACGGCGATGCGATGCGAGCACGGCACGTGGTGATGGCCAACGGTCCGTTGAACCGACCAAAACTGCCGGGCATCCCGGGCATCACGACGTTCGGCGGCCACATGTTCCACACGTCGCGCTGGGACTACGAGTACACGGGCGGCAATCAGCACGGAGGACTCGATCGCCTCGCCGACAAGAAGGTCGCAGTGGTCGGTACCGGGGCGACGGCGCTGCAGTGCATCCCTCACGTCGCGGAGGGCGCCGAGCACCTCTACGTCGTGCAGCGCACACCGAGTGCGGTCGATGAGCGCAACAACAAGCCGACCGATCCCGAGTGGGTGGCGTCGCTCGAACCGGGCTGGCAGCGCCACCGAGCCGACAACTTCTTGGCACTGTGGTCGATGCGAGACGAACCCGAGGATCTCGTCGACGACATGTGGTGCGACCTCCGACGTCGGGTCTCGAGCGACATCGTGCCCAAGATCGCCAGCGGCGAAGCGACGCTCGATGACGTCCCCGAGCTTGCGGAGCGGGTCGACTTCGAATCGATGCAATCGATCCGAGACCGCGTCGAGCGGCTCGTCGAGGACCCCGAGACGGCCGAGATGCTGAAGCCGTACTATCGCAAGCTCTGCAAGCGGCCGGCCTTCCACGACGAGTACCTCCCGACGTTCAACCGGGAGAACGTGACCCTCGTCGACACCAACGGGCAAGGTGTCGAGCGAATCGACGAGACCGGTTTCGTCGTCGATGGCGCCCACTACGAGGTCGACTGCATCATCTTCGCGACCGGGTTCGAAGTCGGTACGACCTACACCCGCCGTTCCGGCTACGACATCGTCGGCACCGACGGCGTTCGTCTCTCCGAGAAGTGGGCCGACGCACCCAGCACGTTCTTCGGAATCCAAGCAGCCGACTTTCCCAACCTGTTCTTCACCAGCTCGATCCAGGGCTCCACCGGCATCAATCTGACGCAGACACTCGACGAACAGGCGCAGCACATCGCGCACGCGATCGGCCGCGGTCACGAACTCGACGCGCAGGTCATCGAGGTGACGGCCGACGCCGAGGCAGCCTGGGTCGAACGAATTCGCCTGTCGGGCGTCGAAACGAGGCGCGACTTCCTCGGGTCGTGCACCCCCGGCTACTACAACGGCGAAGGTGGCGAAGGCGGCGCGAAAGGGTTCTGGGAACACGAATTCGCCGGCACGGCGCTCGACTTCTTCGAGATCCTCCGTGATTGGCGTGCGACGAAACACCTTCCCGGCCTCCTCGTCGACGGCAAGGCATTGGAGGCGACACCCGACGACGACCGGCACGTTCGTTCGCTCGAGTCGGTGCACGTCAGGCTGGCCCCTGAGATGCGGCGCATCATCGAGGCCAGGGCCTCGCACGCCCGCCCACCCCTGCCAGAACTCGGCGTCGACGTGGCGCGTCAGGGGTTCGCCGCTGCCGCCAAGGCCGGTCGGTCGGGCCCCTCCATCGAAGAGGTGCGAGACATCGAGATCGAATCGGCCGAGGGGTCGATCCCTGCCCGGCTCTACGTCGACGGCGCCTCGGCGAGCGACGTCATCGTGTATTTCCACGGTGGTGGGTGGACCGTCGGTTCGGTCGACGACTACGACGCGCCGATGCGCCGGCTCGCGGCGACGACCGGCGCCGCCGTCTTGTCGGTCGGGTACCGCCTCGCTCCCGAAGACCCCTTCCCGGCGGCCGTCGACGATGCCTGGACGTCGCTTCGCTGGGCCGCAGCGCACATGGATGAGCTCGGTGGCGAGCGAGGTTCGTTGACCGTCGCCGGAGACAGCGCTGGGGCCAACCTGGCAGCCGTCATGGCGCTGCGCGCTCGTGACCACGACATCGAACTCGCCGGTCAGGTCCTGCTGTACCCGAGCGTCTCGGGAGACGCCGAGGCGCCGTACCTCGACGAGTTCTCGTCGCCATTCCTCACCAAGGCCGAGATCCAGTGGTTCTACGACCAGTACGTGCCGCGCCGCGATGACCGCACCGACCCCGACTTCGCTCCCTTGTTGGCCGACTCCCACGCGGATGTCGCTCCTGCGTTGATCGTGACCGCAGAGTTCGACCTCTTCCGGCAGGAAGGGGTGCGCTACCGCGATGCCCTCCGTGCAGCAGGTGTCCCGGTGGTGTACCGCGACTATCTCGGCGCCATGCACGGATGGTTCACGGTCGCTGACGGCAGCCACCTCGCCGAGAAGGTCCACCGCGACATCGCCGAGTTCGTCAGGGAGAACGCCGGCGATTCCGCAGCCGCCGGTCGGTGA